GTCGCCCTGCGAGAAGACGCGCATGATGGCCACCGAGCGCACGCCCGAGCCCACCTGGGTACCCACCGGGATCACCGTGCCGCCCGAGACCGGGACTCCCGCTTCCGCGGCGGTGCGGTAGAGCAGGTCCTGGAACTCGGCGCGGGCCTTCTTGTAGCCCGTCGTGTTCACGTTCGAGAGGTTGTTGGAAATCACGTCGGTGTTCAGCTGCTGCGCCTTCATGCCGGACGCGGCGCTGTACAACGCTCCCATCATGGCCGGTGGGGTCTCCTCTCTTGCTCTCTGGCGATGCTTCGGCGCGGGCGGCCTACGCGGGCCTGGCGATGTCGTTGACGGCGCGGCCCAGGGTCTCGTCCAGCGTGGTCATCGTGCGCTGGGACGCCTCGTAGGTGCGCAGGGCGCTGATCATGTTGACCATCTCGGTGATCGGGCTGGCCGACGACATCTCGAGGAACCCCTGGTGGACCGTGAAGTTCCTGGATGTGAAGACGGGGATGCCCGGCCCCGGGACGTAGTAGTTGGCCCCCTGCTTCTTGAGCTGGTTCATCGGGTCGGGGACGGTCACGATGCGGAGCTTGTCGATTTCCTGCGTGCCCGCGATGACGGTGCCGTCATCCGAGATGGTGAGCCTGCCGCGGTCGGGGAGGAGGATCTCGCCGGCTCGGCCCAGGACGGGGTTGCCCTCGCCGTCCACCAGGCGGCGCTGCGGGTCCACATGGAACTCGCCGTTGCGCGAAAGTACCTCGTTGCCCTGGCGATCGCGGATGACGAAGAAGCCGTCCCCGCGGAGGGCGAGGTCGCTCGGGTTGTCGGTGTCCTTGAGATCGCCCTGGGAGTGCGCCGCGCTGATCTGGTCGACCATCGCGTCGATGTAGATCGTGCCCAGACTGTTGATCATGGCCGGGGCACCGAGGCCGGGCACCGCGGGCTGCATCTTGAGCATGTGCATCGGCGTACGGGCGCGGAACAGCGCCAGGTCGCGCTTGAACCCCACGGTGTTCAGGTTGGCCAGGTTGTTGGAAATGACATCCTGCTGCGCCATCTGGGTCACCATGGCCGAAGCGGACGTATAGATCCCGCGGATCAAATGGTGCTACTCCCTCCCACATGCGGCCCCCGTACGGCCGCCTGAATTATCAATTCGGCAGCCTTGCCCGGAAGTTAAGGCTGGTTGCCTTGGTAGATATCCAGGACCCGGCGGACGAAGGCCTGGGTCTCGCGGTAAGGGGGGACGCCCTTGTGGCGGGACACGGCGTTTTCGCCGGCGTTGTACGCGGCCAGGCCCAGCGACAGGTCGCCGCCGAACTTGCCGATCATCCGCTTGAGGTACTTGCCGCCCCCCGTCATGTTGTCGACCGGGTCGTAGGGGTTGCGCACGCCGTAATCCCGCGCCGTCTCGGGCATGAGCTGCATGAGGCCCATGGCGCCCTTGTGGCTGCGCGATCGGGGATCGCCGCCGGATTCGACCCGGACCACCGCGGCCAGGAGCTTGGGGTCCATGCCGGACTTGCCGGCCGCCTTGGCGAGGGCGGCCGCGAAATCGTAGCTCTGGGTGCTGGCCTCGCCCGGGTCAATCTGATCGGGGCCGGCATCGCCAGGGGCATAGGATAGTCGGGTGGGGCCGGCCTCCGTGCCGGCCTCGGGAGGCCGCGGCGGAACGGGCGGTGGCACGAAACGGGCCTCGATCTCGCGGATCCGCGAGAGGATCTGGTCGAGGCCCGACGGCTCCAGGCTCATCGCCCGAGCTTACACCCCCAGCAGCCAGTCCAGCTTGCGGGCCGGATCGTCGCCCTGCGTGGGTTTGGGGCGTGGGCGGGGGCGCGGCGCGACTTGCGGCGCCAGCGGCGCGGCGGACCTGGGTGCGGCCGGAGCGGTGGACAGGCGCTCGACCTGATCGGCCAGCGCCGCCAGGGTGCGGCGGATGTCGGCGAGTTCGTCGCCGCCTTCGCCGCCAGGCCGGCGGGTACGCATGGACAGGTCGGAAAGCTTCGTGCTGACCTGCTCCTGCCAGGACGACAGGCGCTCGGTCCGATCGATCAGGCGGGCCTGCTCGGCCCGCAGGGGCTCAACCAGCTGGCGCAGATCGTCTCGCTCCGCCGTTATCTCCGCCAGTTGCCCGGCCAGTGCGTCGCGTTCTTCCCGGAGCTTGTCCATGTCGGCCTCGATTCCACGTAGTACGGCTAGTTCTTCTTCGCGTTGCGCCAGGCGGGCTTCGAGATCGCCGGCTCGCTTATGTAGGGTTTCGGCAGTGGCGCTGGCCGTCTGGAGGGTGATGGCCGCCTGGTTGGCTCGCTCGAGCGCGGCATCGCATTCGACCTTTGCGGCGTCCCGCGCGGCTTCGGCCATTGCGAGCCGCTGCCGCAACTCGCCTGCCTCGTCGGCGGCCTTGGCTGCCACGTCGGCCTGCTCGGCGGCGTTTGCCGCGGCGGCGGTATCCAGGTCGGCACGCAGGGCCGCCACCGCCTCGCGCAGCTGGGCGATCTGGTCCCTGAGGCCCTCCGCCTCGATTTCGGCGGCCTTCCGCGCGGCGGCGGCAGCGTCCGCCTTGGCCAGGGCCTCCTGCCGCTGGTTGCCGGCGGCCTCCAGCTTCACCTCGGCGATGCGCGCCGCCTCGCGCGCTTCCTTGAGCGCGTCTTCGAGCCGGGTCCCATGCTCGAGAGCTTCATGGAGCCGGCCGGCCAGGTCTCCGACGGCCTGCTCGCCGGCGGCCTCGCGCTCGGGTAGATCCTGGAGCTGCTGCTCGATGAGATCCCGCTCGGCCGCCAGTTTGTCCCGCTCGGCGACCAGATCCGCGTGCATCGCGACCAGCTTGTCGTGGGCTTCGGACAGCGCGGCGAACTCGGTCTCCACCGCGGCCAGCCGCTCCTGCGCCGCCTGCTTGTCCGCTTGCAACTCGGCGAGCTTCTCCTGGAGGTGCGCGTCTCGCGCGCCGTCCGGCTGCTCGGTGCCGCCTTGCGGGCCGTCCGGCTGGTCGGCGAGCCTGGACCCGCCGCCCGGCGCCGCCTCGCTGGAAGCTGCAAGTCGCTCCTCGACCTCGGCCAGTCGGTCTTCGAGCCGCCGACGCTCGTCTACGGCTTCCTGGAGCTGGGCCCGCAAAGCGGACTTCTCGCTGTCGGCCTCGACCAGGCGCAGGGCCGAAGCCCGCGCCTCCTCGGCCTGCGCCAGCCGGGTCTCGAGGTCCCTGATCTGCTCCTGCTGGTCGGACCCGGGTGGCGGCCCGGCCTCGTCGCGATCGCGGGCGGCGCGGGCCTGCTCCTCGCGCAGCGTGCTGACCAGCGCTTCGGCGGCGGCCAGGCGGCTCTGGAGCGCCGCCAGATCGTGCTCGTGATCGGCTATCTGCGTCCCGAGGATTTCCCGCTCGGACGTCATGCGCGACACTTCGCGCTCCCGCGCCTCGATCTCCTCGCCCCGGGCGACGACTTCCGCCCGCAATCGCTCCACTTCGCCCTCGAGGTGATCCACCGCGACGCGGAGGTCGGCCGCCGCCTGGTCGGCGGGGCCCCCCTCGGGCTCCTGCCGGGCCGCCCTCTCGAGGTCGGCGCGAGCCGCGGCGAGTTGCTCTTCGGCCTCCTTGAGCGTCGTGCGCTGCTCGTCCACGGTGACCTTGAGCCGCCGATTCTCGTCGCGCAGCGAGTTGTACTTGCCCTCGATGGACTTGAGTACGACCTTGAGCTGCTCGGGGGTGATCGTGCCGAGCGGATCGTCGGTCTTCTTGAGAAGACC
The nucleotide sequence above comes from Candidatus Tanganyikabacteria bacterium. Encoded proteins:
- a CDS encoding flagellar hook-basal body protein → MIRGIYTSASAMVTQMAQQDVISNNLANLNTVGFKRDLALFRARTPMHMLKMQPAVPGLGAPAMINSLGTIYIDAMVDQISAAHSQGDLKDTDNPSDLALRGDGFFVIRDRQGNEVLSRNGEFHVDPQRRLVDGEGNPVLGRAGEILLPDRGRLTISDDGTVIAGTQEIDKLRIVTVPDPMNQLKKQGANYYVPGPGIPVFTSRNFTVHQGFLEMSSASPITEMVNMISALRTYEASQRTMTTLDETLGRAVNDIARPA
- a CDS encoding lytic transglycosylase domain-containing protein, yielding MSLEPSGLDQILSRIREIEARFVPPPVPPRPPEAGTEAGPTRLSYAPGDAGPDQIDPGEASTQSYDFAAALAKAAGKSGMDPKLLAAVVRVESGGDPRSRSHKGAMGLMQLMPETARDYGVRNPYDPVDNMTGGGKYLKRMIGKFGGDLSLGLAAYNAGENAVSRHKGVPPYRETQAFVRRVLDIYQGNQP